The stretch of DNA CCTCTATGATACCGGTCCCGATCTGCTGGTGCAGATAGAAGCGGCTCAACTGAAAGGACCGATAAGGCGGCGGTACTCGGCTTCCGGGACACCGTACATGCCATCGGCAAACTCGACGAGAGCGTCACGGTCGACGATCTTGATGTTGCCGCGCCGGGCCCGGATGAACCCGTAGCCCTCGATCATGTGCAGCGCCGTCGTGACACTGGGTCGCTGTACCGCCAGCATGATCGCGAGAAACTCGTGCGTAAGGGCAATGTCGTCGCCGCTTACCCGGTCGTGGCACATCAGCAGCCATCGAGCGAGGCGTCCTTCGATCGACTGGCTGACGTTGGACAGCGCGGTGAAACTGGTCTGCGAAATGAACACGTGGATGAATCGCAGAATCGTCTCGTGCAACGAACGAGACTCCCGGCAGGCGCTGCGGAGC from Sphingomonas faeni encodes:
- a CDS encoding Crp/Fnr family transcriptional regulator; the protein is MPQPTQSFVRNCLLSVLDADGYAAIAPHLEPIALPKGIVLIEGGMPFTHAHFFNSGIGSIVISTADSRRVEAGLVGREGLSGFGCLLGADQCPQTTMVQVEGDGYRVAIDALRSACRESRSLHETILRFIHVFISQTSFTALSNVSQSIEGRLARWLLMCHDRVSGDDIALTHEFLAIMLAVQRPSVTTALHMIEGYGFIRARRGNIKIVDRDALVEFADGMYGVPEAEYRRLIGPFS